A segment of the Bacillota bacterium genome:
CGTTGTAAAGCCCGTCAAGCCAACCCACCATCACTTCCGACGGGAGCATGCTGACGGCATAGGAGCGGACGAATCGTCCCGAGCCTATCTGAATGTGCGACGGGGACACAAGGAACCCGTCGGGAGCGACCAGATCTCTCAAGTCGCGAGTCCCGCCGGCAAAAGTAAAGTCTCTGCTGTATTCCGCTCCCCGCTTGTTGCTAGCTCGCTTCCTCAAGTTCCCGAACATCTCTCAGGCTCACCCCCCTGACATACGGCTCAAGGTAGCCGTACTCGACGGCATCTTCTATCTTTGCGGTGTTGGCGCGCTCCTTATTGTAGAGAACGTAGAGGATCTCAACGATGTCTTCGCTGGATAGAACCCGGGTCCCGAGCCACCTTCTAAGAGTCGCCTCAATCAGTTCCTTTCGGCGCCAGAGCTCCTGTTGAGCTTCCTCAAAGCCACCAGGGCCGTCATAAGGTATCACCACATAGGTTCTGCGGGTCAGGACGTTCCGCCGCCTCATCCAGTCAGTGGAAAGATGGTTGACGAACCGTTCCCTATACTGCCGGAGATGAGGAGACTCTTGGTCTCTGGTCGCCCGCTTGAGGCCCTCGATCTGGGCGCTGAGGTCGAGCTTGCGGGTCTGCACACAGAACTGAATGGGGAAGGAAATGGACGCCAAACAACTCCTGAAAAGATCCTCGACCGTGTTCTGTTCTTCGGGGGTCAAGAGATAGAAGTTGAGAGTGCCGAGAACCTCCAGTATCAATCGGTACCGCCCGCCGGGGAGAATGAGGATGCCGTTCTGAATGTCCTCAATGCCCATGAATTCTTGGGCGGACGGCCCCCTTCTCTGTCGATGCCCCCTGGCCCCTCCGGCCTTCATTCGCTTCCGGACCTTCCCAAGGTAAAGGGCCGCGAAATACGTAAGCAATAGGCCCGCGGCCCCTATCCATATTCCCAATGCAGGCACCTCCCTAAAAAAGAAAGGCCCGCCAGGCCCACCTGGCGGGCCGGGTGGATTCTCTGCTACTTCTTCGTTCATGGCTTACCGTGGCTTGCCGAGGAAGATTTGGACTACGGTGTAGCCATCTTCGAACAATGGACCTTCGTTGTTCGAATAGCCCTTGACAATGCCGATGCCCAGGTGTGTGTACTCAGGATTCAAGATGTTTCCTCTGTGCCCCGGGCTGTTCATCAGGCTCTCGTGCGCCTCCTCAATGAAGCCGGGTTGGGCCTTGCTGCCTCCGGCGCAGTTTTCGCCTGATATGCCGAAGTCGTCATCTATCCCCTCTCGCCTCAGTATGGCCACATAGTTCATTCCTTTATCGCCGTAATGGTCTGCGAGCGTCTCGTCTGGAGGAATATGGCCGAAGTAGTTCCTCCTCACCATATCCTCACCCCTAAGGGTGGCGACACGCTCGGCTCCCCTGTGATACTGGAGCGGCTTAGCTCCGACTTTGGCTCTCTCAGCGTTCACCAGTTCCAGCATACGCAAGCGGGCCTCTTCCTTGACGGCCTCCGTGAGTTCAATCCGCTGTTGAGCAA
Coding sequences within it:
- a CDS encoding CAP domain-containing protein, whose protein sequence is MRKGLFIGMVIAVLLCGSRVSGDDVSSIAEKGFSSLAEWREKSLLPWCEKTVIPWCKEAVIPAVQKAIDSLFGEIVGPGPANPQPSAVQTQTPQQSVAQQRIELTEAVKEEARLRMLELVNAERAKVGAKPLQYHRGAERVATLRGEDMVRRNYFGHIPPDETLADHYGDKGMNYVAILRREGIDDDFGISGENCAGGSKAQPGFIEEAHESLMNSPGHRGNILNPEYTHLGIGIVKGYSNNEGPLFEDGYTVVQIFLGKPR